The nucleotide window CGCCGATGAGCAGGGCGCCGAGCATGCCGCCGACGGCGTGGACGCCGACGACGTCGAGCGCGTCGTCGTAGCCGGCCTTGTACTTCAGGCCGACCGCCCAGGCGCAGACGACGCCGGCGGCCAGGCCGATGGCGATCGACCCCATGGGGCCGACGTAGCCGGCGGCCGGGGTGATGGCGACCAGGCCGGCGACCGCGCCCGAGGCCGCGCCCAGGGTGGTGGTCTTGCGCCGGCGCAGGTAGTCGGTGAGGCACCAGCCGAGCACGGCCGCGCCGGTGGCGGTGTTGGTGGCGATGAACGCCTGGGCGGCGAGGCCGTTGGCGGCCAGCGCGCTGCCGGCGTTGAAGCCGAACCAGCCGAACCACAGGATGCCGGCGCCGAGGATGGTCAGGGTCAGGTTGTGGGGGACCATCGCCTCCTTGAGGAACCCGCGCCGCTTGCCGATCACGATGGCGGCGGCCAGGGCGGCGAAGCCCGAGTTCATGTGCACGACGGTCCCGCCGGCGAAGTCGAGCGCGCCGAAGTCACGCAGCCAGCCGCCGGGGGCCCAGACCCAGTGGGCCAGGGGCGCGTACACCAGGAACAGCCACAGGGTGGTGAACAGGGCGAAGGCCGAGAACTTGATCCGCTCGGCGAAGGCGCCGGTGATCAGGGCCGGGGTGATGGCGGCGAAGAACAGCTGGAAGACGGCG belongs to Actinomycetota bacterium and includes:
- a CDS encoding ammonium transporter; the protein is AVFQLFFAAITPALITGAFAERIKFSAFALFTTLWLFLVYAPLAHWVWAPGGWLRDFGALDFAGGTVVHMNSGFAALAAAIVIGKRRGFLKEAMVPHNLTLTILGAGILWFGWFGFNAGSALAANGLAAQAFIATNTATGAAVLGWCLTDYLRRRKTTTLGAASGAVAGLVAITPAAGYVGPMGSIAIGLAAGVVCAWAVGLKYKAGYDDALDVVGVHAVGGMLGALLIGVFANTAFNEAGADGLLAGGGLTLLGKQAVAVVATLAFSFGLSFVLLKLVDLVVGLRVTEEEELSGLDISQHEEVGYAFSEGVGATAPVPAGAAAPPERAPSTVRVPQGDLG